A single Muntiacus reevesi chromosome 9, mMunRee1.1, whole genome shotgun sequence DNA region contains:
- the LOC136175263 gene encoding olfactory receptor 52I2-like, whose translation MLGSPYNHTTEAPSTFILVGIPGLQSLHLWLAISLSIMYPTALLANTLIVTVIWMDSTLQEPMYCFLCVLAAVDMVMASSVVPKMVSIFSSGDNSISFSACFTQMYFVHAATAVETGLLLAMAFDRYVAICKPLHYKRILTPRVMLGMSVTITIRATIFMTPLSWMVSHLPFCGSNVVLHSYCEHIAVAKLACADPRPSSLYSLFGSSIIVGSDVAFIAASYILILQAVFSLSSKNAQLKALSTCGSHVGVMALYYLPGMASIYVPWLGKDIMPVHIQVLLADLYLIIPPTLNPIIYGLRTKQIRNRTWSLLTHCLFNHSNLGS comes from the coding sequence ATGCTGGGGTCACCCTACAACCATACAACGGAAGCCCCTTCCACCTTCATCCTGGTGGGTATCCCAGGTCTGCAGTCTTTACACCTTTGGCTGGCTATCTCACTGAGCATCATGTATCCCACAGCCCTGTTAGCAAACACCCTCATAGTGACTGTCATCTGGATGGACTCCACGCTACAGGAGCCCATGTACTGCTTCCTGTGTGTTCTGGCTGCCGTGGACATGGTTATGGCCTCCTCGGTGGTGCCCAAGATGGTGAGCATCTTCTCCTCAGGAGACAACTCCATCAGCTTTAGTGCTTGTTTCACTCAGATGTATTTTGTCCATGCAGCCACAGCTGTGGAGACGGGGCTGCTGCTGGCCATGGCTTtcgaccgctatgtggccatctgtaagcccctaCACTATAAGAGAATTCTCACACCTCGAGTGATGCTGGGAATGAGTGTGACCATCACCATCAGAGCGACCATATTCATGACTCCACTGAGCTGGATGGTGAGTCATCTGCCTTTCTGTGGCTCCAACGTGGTTCTCCATTCCTACTGTGAGCACATCGCTGTGGCCAAGCTGGCTTGTGCCGACCCCAGGCCCAGTAGTCTCTACAGTCTGTTTGGTTCCTCCATTATTGTGGGTTCTGATGTGGCATTTATTGCTGCCTCCTATATcctgattctccaggcagtattCAGTCTCTCCTCAAAGAATGCTCAGTTAAAAGCATTAAGTACATGTGGCTCCCATGTAGGGGTTATGGCTTTGTACTATCTACCTGGGATGGCATCCATCTATGTGCCCTGGCTAGGGAAAGACATAATGCCTGTGCACATCCAAGTGCTGTTAGCTGACTTGTATCTGATCATCCCACCTACCTTAAACCCCATCATCTATGGCCTGAGGACAAAGCAAATACGAAATCGAACATGGAGCTTGCTGACGCACTGTCTCTTTAACCATTCCAACTTGGGTTCATGA
- the LOC136175000 gene encoding olfactory receptor 52I2-like, giving the protein MMGSPYNHTTEAPVTFILVGIPGLQSSHLWLAISLSIMYPTALLANTLIVTVIWMDSTLQEPMYCFLCVLAAVDMVMASSVVPKMVSIFSSGDNSISFSACFTQMYFVHAATAVESGLLLAMAFDRYVAICKPLHYKRILTPRVMLGMSVTITIRAIISMTPLSWMVSHLPFCGSNVVLHSYCEHIAVAKLACADPRPSSLYSLIVSSIIVGSDVAFIAASYILILQAVFDLSKNAQLKALSTCGSHVGVIALYYLPGMASIYVAWLGEDIVPLSTQVLLADLYLIIPSTLNPIIYGLKTKQIQNRTWSLLTHCLFNHSNLGS; this is encoded by the coding sequence ATGATGGGGTCACCCTACAACCATACAACAGAAGCCCCTGTCACCTTCATCCTGGTGGGTATCCCAGGTCTGCAGTCTTCACATCTCTGGCTGGCTATCTCACTGAGCATCATGTATCCCACAGCCCTGTTAGCAAACACCCTCATAGTGACTGTCATCTGGATGGATTCCACGCTACAGGAGCCCATGTACTGCTTCCTGTGTGTTCTGGCTGCCGTGGACATGGTTATGGCCTCCTCGGTGGTGCCCAAGATGGTGAGCATCTTCTCCTCAGGAGACAACTCCATCAGCTTTAGTGCTTGTTTCACTCAGATGTATTTTGTCCATGCAGCAACAGCTGTGGAGTCGGGGCTGCTGCTGGCCATGGCTTtcgaccgctatgtggccatctgtaagcccctaCACTATAAGAGAATTCTCACACCTCGAGTGATGCTGGGAATGAGTGTGACCATCACCATCAGAGCTATTATATCAATGACTCCACTGAGCTGGATGGTGAGTCATCTGCCTTTCTGTGGCTCCAACGTGGTTCTCCATTCCTACTGTGAGCACATCGCTGTGGCCAAGTTGGCTTGTGCCGACCCCAGGCCCAGTAGTCTCTATAGCCTGATTGTTTCCTCCATTATTGTGGGTTCTGATGTGGCGTTTATTGCTGCCTCCTATATcctgattctccaggcagtttTTGATCTCTCAAAGAATGCACAGTTGAAAGCATTAAGCACATGTGGCTCCCATGTGGGGGTTATAGCTCTGTACTACCTACCTGGAATGGCATCCATCTATGTGGCCTGGCTGGGGGAGGACATAGTGCCTTTGAGCACCCAAGTGCTGTTAGCTGACTTGTATCTCATTATTCCTTCAACCTTGAATCCCATCATCTATGGCCTGAAGACCAAGCAAATACAGAATCGAACATGGAGCTTGCTAACGCACTGCCTCTTTAACCACTCCAACTTGGGTTCATGA